A genomic stretch from Plasmodium brasilianum strain Bolivian I chromosome 9, whole genome shotgun sequence includes:
- a CDS encoding ES2 protein produces the protein MEHLSTPETQGNERFRKQRNSNENKIILNDEDNLKIIKKKKRRNGKRKKNESQGEHDDDNDNNNYKYNDNYFDNEGTVGEHKNEKIVLFENNEIVEYDASNFGTRKDNIIVLLEEDYLSVLEYLIEKKFFPDIHKLRNESSYQKSECVNVKSNKNNYSSDFEYNYSDQVRSLDNMLEDRNYYDNKAAENAINDGGNSSCGIMDVYKNNNYYYDDDRERSNVLCFPERQSKYKLVVLPNGKKHKINLNINLRDFQKRYTSEDNKSFEYLLRNMKNKNIEKNLYSIVKRNEHNLKIDQIEECTKNGIKCHFLNTNKSENESNSMMFSSSFKVSDVDSIKENKLQIYYDNTRFSEEYNKDMNNQINQSEQIKELKIMSKEKERIEDQMIEQGNFNLLTRNNQYEYVRTPLIRAGKGVDKSPIITWGKIMNTPKLIQNEENEINDYNSNDYSKINGGIKKKTSEEDDNEIYAKNEFNLQKINNREIIAEKLQNSLKNIKYNKELLKKKNLNLLINKNYSSRMSTTSFRNSILSRQSQKRLNKLAQKSSLASQILGKKKSS, from the coding sequence ATGGAGCACTTATCAACTCCAGAGACTCAAGGGAACGAGCGTTTTAGAAAACAAAGGAACTcgaatgaaaacaaaattatattaaatgatgaagataatttaaaaataataaagaaaaaaaaaagaagaaatgggaaaagaaagaaaaatgaaagtcAAGGGGAGCatgatgatgataatgataacaataattataaatataatgataacTACTTTGATAATGAAGGTACAGTAGGAGagcataaaaatgaaaagatagttttgtttgaaaataatgaaattgtTGAATATGATGCAAGTAATTTTGGAACTAGAAAGGACAATATCATTGTACTACTTGAGGAAGACTATTTAAGTGTGTTAGAatatttaattgaaaaaaaatttttccctgatatacataaattaagaAATGAATCAAGTTACCAAAAGTCCGAATGTGTTAAtgtaaaaagtaataaaaataattatagtaGCGATTTTGAGTATAATTATTCTGATCAAGTTAGAAGTTTGGATAATATGTTAGAGGACAGGAATTATTATGACAATAAAGCTGCAGAAAACGCAATAAATGATGGGGGAAATAGTAGCTGTGGTATTATGGatgtatacaaaaataataattattattatgatgatGATAGGGAAAGAAGTAATGTACTGTGTTTTCCAGAAAGACAAAGTAAGTACAAATTAGTTGTATTACCAAACggtaaaaaacataaaataaatttaaatataaatcttCGAGATTTCCAAAAAAGATACACATCAGAGGATAACAAGTCTTTTGAGTATTTATTAcggaatatgaaaaataaaaatatagagaaaaatttatattccaTTGTTAAAAGAAATGAACATAACTTAAAAATTGATCAAATTGAAGAATGTACAAAGAATGGAATAAAATGCCATTTCCTGAATACAAACAAATCTGAAAATGAATCTAATTCAATGATGTTTTCATCAAGTTTTAAAGTTAGTGATGTTGATagtataaaagaaaacaaattacagatatattatgataataCAAGATTTTCggaagaatataataaagatatGAACAATCAAATAAATCAAAgtgaacaaataaaagaacTGAAAATTATgagtaaagaaaaagaaaggatAGAAGACCAAATGATTGAACAAggtaattttaatttattaacaaGAAATAATCAATATGAATATGTACGAACTCCCTTAATAAGAGCAGGAAAGGGTGTTGATAAAAGTCCTATAATAACATGGggtaaaattatgaacacaccaaaattaattcaaaatgaggaaaatgaaataaatgacTATAATTCCAATGATTATAGTAAAATTAATGgaggaattaaaaaaaaaacctcaGAAGAAGATGACAATGAAATATAcgcaaaaaatgaatttaatttgcaaaaaataaataacagaGAAATTATTGCAGAGAAATTACAAAACagcttaaaaaatataaagtataataaagaacttttaaaaaaaaaaaatttaaatcttttaataaataaaaattatagttcTCGTATGTCCACTACATCATTCAGAAATTCGATTTTGTCCAGACAGAGCCAAAAGCGTTTAAATAAATTGGCCCAAAAGTCTTCTCTAGCTTCGCAAATTTTaggcaaaaaaaagagcTCATAA
- a CDS encoding endonuclease/exonuclease/phosphatase family protein yields the protein MNPTIQKKLKKKETKTLIFNEKTNDTHTPSVNASSVINRNDKNKNKLLSPLEYSRFRSKSVENSNASYSNENNTEKDGVVKNVRLSCTNDKDVCKESIDKYSADLKRHSLGISILNGNSANRGSSGNNHNNCSGNNSGINGNKYFSKSERKKVLGYNYFTNRQQMINVDDSRIIKNIPLSIYVGTWNCEYFDFSKDFEYEKKRYTTNFLSENTKDEIYSMKLNEKYTLRSLTPLIYISPTSKRNNSYYNGEDDKIKNEHNHTNSNGSNIKKEYKDKFNYFKKSPNKCSNHVSSDSDKETNNFTHHIVRDWATNYCNAKGYNTNKANNANKANNANKANNANNANNANNANNANNANNANNANKANNANNANNANNNNNNSNYTHVMNFRIDRNRTDADKFSNAERRDEGNSERSNDANGNSYFSTAASSIQENKNKKSKSCSTLSIPNINIEKIQRSDIWSDEAKQVTDMTHLSNLTEKAGSEKRTSYNFQIKTNCTRAYESKDRKIFAHWIQPYYDIYVICLQESISDNIIDCLSKYLKEINQETYEFLPLADYKLSGYGDGAFLQMKSTTIAAWVRKSKLYPKGPVKLCASKSIAFNKLNNSKGCVSILLNIFNQFVLFIGCHMPARDQELRQKSREFILTKLSEYFSNKATSNFKDVFHHIIWMGDFNFRVHGIHLEKVVHYLQTNNLTELLKHDEGHSAYSYDLSISFQELPINFLPTYKKKGNRPIINRNDTKWVEKEYKLIHNIKWYKGGKQETRLPSWTDRIFKWSCEKTQNCLTFVPNSYLSPIPQEISIIMSSDHNPVSCCFQMYKMKNEEDIPLTKVIFEYLVFGNFSYHSDPF from the exons ATGAATCCAACGATTCAGAAAAAActgaagaaaaaagaaacaaaaacaCTTATATTTAACGAAAAGACGAACGACACACATACACCCAGTGTAAATGCTAGCAGTGTCATTAatagaaatgataaaaataaaaataagttattATCCCCTTTAGAATATTCTAGGTTTAGAAGTAAAAGTGTCGAAAATTCAAATGCATCTTATAGTAACGAAAATAACACCGAAAAAGATGGGGTAGTAAAAAACGTCAGGTTATCTTGTACTAATGATAAGGATGTATGTAAGGAATCAATAGACAAGTATTCAGCAGATTTAAAGAGGCATAGTCTAGGAATAAGCATTCTAAATGGCAATAGTGCCAATAGGGGAAGTAGCGGAAACAACCATAACAATTGCAGTGGTAATAATAGCGGTATAAATGgcaataaatattttagcaAATCTGAAAGGAAGAAAGTCCTAGGGTATAACTATTTCACAAATAGGCAGCAGATGATAAATGTAGACGATtcaagaataataaaaaacattccTCTGAGCATATATGTGGGTACATGGAACTGtgaatattttgatttttcaaAAGATTTTgaatatgagaaaaaaagatatactacaaattttttaagtgaAAATACAAAAGATGAAATTTACTCaatgaaattaaatgaaaaatatacctTGAGGTCGCTAACtcctttaatatatatcagtCCAACGAGCAAACGGAACAACTCCTATTATAATGGAGAGGACGATAAGATTAAAAATGAGCACAACCACACTAATAGTAATGGTAGTAATATTAAGAAGGAATATAAGGACAAATTTAATTACTTTAAGAAAAGCCCAAATAAATGCTCAAACCATGTTTCCTCTGATTCAGATAAAGAGACTAATAATTTTACTCATCATATCGTACGTGATTGGGCAACCAATTATTGTAATGCAAAAGGTTACAATACCAATAAAGCTAATAATGCTAATAAAGCTAATAATGCTAATAAAGCTAATAATGCTAATAATGCTAATAATGCTAATAATGCTAATAATGCTAATAATGCTAATAATGCTAATAATGCTAATAAAGCTAATAATGCTAATAATGCTAATAAtgctaataataataataacaattccAATTATACCCATGTGATGAACTTTAGGATTGACAGGAATAGGACAGATGCAGATAAATTTTCGAATGCGGAAAGGCGGGATGAGGGAAACAGCGAAAGGAGTAATGATGCAAATGGTAATTCCTATTTTAGTACAGCTGCTAGCAGTATCCAAGAgaataagaacaaaaagtCTAAGAGTTGCAGCACCCTGAGCATCCCAAATATTAACattgaaaaaatacaaagGAGTGATATATGGTCAGACGAAGCAAAGCAAGTAACAGATATGACCCACTTGTCAAATTTGACAGAAAAAGCAGGAAGTGAGAAAAGAACTTCATACAATTTTCAGATTAAAACAAATTGTACACGAGCATATGAATCGAAAGATAGGAAGATTTTTGCTCATTGGATTCAACCTTATTACGATATCTATGTTATATGTTTACAAGAGTCCATATCTGACAATATTATTGATTGTCTAtccaaatatttaaaagagaTAAATCAAGAAACATATGAGTTTTTACCCTTAGCAGACTACAAATTATCCGGTTATGGAGATGGAGCATTTTTACAAATGAAATCTACAACTATAGCTGCATGGGTCAGGAAATCTAAATTATATCCAAAAGGACCAGTAAAATTATGTGCCTCTAAATCTATAGCTTTcaacaaattaaataatagcAAAGGATGCGTTTCAATACTACTGAACATTTTCAACCAGTTCGTTTTATTTATCGGTTGTCATATGCCTGCTAGGGATCAAGAATTAAGACAAAAATCAAGAGAATTTATCTTAACAAAACTAAGTGaatattttagtaataaaGCTACATCTAATTTTAAGGATGTTTTTCATCATATTATTTGGATGGGCGATTTTAATTTTAGAGTTCATGGTATACATCTAGAAAAAGTAGTTCATTATTtacaaacaaataatttaaccGAATTGCTTAAACATGATGAAGGGCATTCAGCTTATTCGTATGACTTGTCTATAAGCTTTCAAGAACTCccaataaattttttacccacttacaaaaaaaagggaaacaGACCTATCATTAATCGAAATGACACCAAATGGGTGGAAAAGGAGTACAAGCTCATTCACAATATCAAGTGGTACAAGGGTGGCAAGCAGGAAACCCGCTTACCCTCG TGGACAGACAGAATTTTCAAGTGGTCATGTGAAAAAACTCAAAACTGCCTGACGTTTGTACCAAATTCGTATCTTTCACCAATACCTCAGGAAAtta GTATTATTATGTCTAGTGATCATAACCCCGTGTCGTGCTGCTTccaaatgtataaaatgaagaatgAAGAAGATATACCGTTGACTAAAGTAATTTTTGAGTACCT AGTGTTTGGAAATTTTAGCTATCATTCGGATcccttttaa
- a CDS encoding replication factor C subunit 5, with amino-acid sequence MWLEKYAPQCLDDLNIHKDITDRLKKLSAHKDLPHIIFYGAPGGGKSTRIDCLIKEIFKEEKIIRRPECITNAENKININVVQSNYHLELQCFELGTKDKIIVQSIIKELCSYKSSASFFSKSPMYRIFVFKDAEFLSEGAQAGLRRTLETYIRNARVILHLEHLSKIIEPLKSRCICIRVPLPTEDEIFGVLKHICDNENISQSFSSKEYFKSLINTHGRNLRKCIMALEMTVYANSVKPHQSLSVASTYINELCDFVFINPSQMKMKECVTKIQSLITCQIPVNFIFETTVKYLLRCNYDYKLKYYFLKLCSHFSYLSENSYDKSVSLIAFIVNANTAIVKYNLSKK; translated from the coding sequence ATGTGGCTTGAAAAATACGCTCCACAATGTTTAGACgatttaaatattcataagGATATAACAGATAGATTAAAGAAATTAAGTGCCCACAAAGATTTACcccatataatattttatggaGCTCCTGGTGGAGGGAAGAGTACAAGAATAGAttgtttaataaaagaaatatttaaagaagaaaaaattattcgaAGACCAGAATGCATAACAAAtgcagaaaataaaattaatataaatgtagtTCAGAGTAATTATCATTTAGAGTTACAATGTTTTGAATTAGGaacaaaagataaaattattgttcAAAGTATTATTAAAGAATTATGTAGTTATAAGTCAAgtgcttcctttttttcaaaatcaCCCATGTATcgtatatttgtttttaaagaTGCAGAATTTTTAAGTGAAGGTGCACAAGCAGGATTAAGAAGAACACTAGAAACGTATATAAGAAATGCAAGagttatattacatttagaACATTTATCTAAAATAATTGAACCATTAAAAAGTAgatgtatatgtattagaGTACCTCTACCAACAGAAGATGAAATTTTTGGGGTgttaaaacatatatgtgacaatgaaaatatttctcAGTCTTTTAGttcaaaagaatattttaaaagtttaaTTAATACTCATGGGAGGAATTTACGCAAATGTATTATGGCTTTAGAAATGACTGTCTATGCAAATTCAGTTAAACCACATCAATCACTCTCAGTTGcttctacatatataaacgaaCTATGtgattttgtttttataaaccCTAgtcaaatgaaaatgaaagaatGTGTAACAAAAATACAGAGCTTAATAACATGTCAAATACCtgttaatttcatttttgaaaCTACagttaaatatttgttaagatgtaattatgattataaacttaagtattattttcttaagtTGTGTTCGCATTTCTCGTATCTGTCAGAAAACTCATATGATAAAAGTGTTTCTCTCATTGCTTTTATCGTAAACGCAAATACTGccatagtaaaatataatctATCAAAAAAGTga
- a CDS encoding tRNA m5C-methyltransferase — MKCSGKAGYFLNLKKEYGERAEALLKKLQEGKTVQGAFITDFIKIDYVNITKILLYMITKNKIKTSFDGLYVDKEYESFLTFLDEEKSIILPNKITSEEKDYTNELYLIGGEKENFGNIVREKMQNNIIHGSNDIKTENMETIQMEKGIHNVDQCELCSPYSVETNNNYEKIIIHKLELLNINDIMKYDGSIENVDKIIYYLNPCSVLSAYFLDIKKNEKVLDMCASPGGKSLVIASKLFGYDISPLNRIKNIESINDTHIEISCSLNLLNYYKCNRNGFLVINEYNKSRYDRLKQVLHKHLPKDLINSSNLHITNYNGLNLNSFMRFPKFHKILLDVPCSTDEHLINKGTCDLNKWTINVIKNNTYVQCELLMNSFQLLHTNGIIIYSTCALSYHENDEVIEKLLKKFKKQVKIIDFVEVEYQQRYEQAFMLVKQKQIGICPPAAMGAVNGMNSKKFDAVLVNSVDDGLNEVSSNRDEKKENDNKHEDYKRINQTIVSIKEGAANNCNSIYNNEFKEFKGKTNFLRFFEKTKYGYISLPDKSPFGVLYICKIQKILKNCN, encoded by the coding sequence ATGAAATGCAGTGGAAAAGCGGGCTACTTTTTGAActtgaaaaaagaatatggGGAAAGGGCTGAGGCGTTATTAAAAAAGCTGCAAGAGGGAAAAACTGTCCAAGGAGCTTTCATAAcagattttataaaaatagacTATGTGAACATaactaaaattttattatatatgataacaAAGAATAAGATAAAAACGAGTTTTGATGGTTTATATGTGGACAAGGAATATGAAAGTTTTCTAACTTTTTTAGATGaggaaaaaagtataatcTTACCCAATAAAATAACAAGTGAAGAAAAGGATTATActaatgaattatatttaattgggggtgaaaaggaaaatttcgGAAACATTGTACGAGagaaaatgcaaaataacATTATTCATGGGTCTAATGACATCAAAACTGAAAATATGGAAACCATACAAATGGAGAAGGGTATACATAATGTAGACCAATGTGAATTGTGCTCTCCTTATAGCGTAGAGACCAATAATAATTacgaaaaaataatcatCCACAAATTAGAACtgctaaatataaatgatataatgaaatatgatGGAAGTATTGAAAATGtggataaaataatatattatttaaaccCATGTTCTGTTTTATCCGCATACTTTttagatataaaaaagaacgaAAAGGTGCTAGACATGTGCGCATCCCCCGGTGGGAAATCATTAGTTATAGCTAGTAAATTATTTGGTTATGATATATCACCATtaaatagaattaaaaatattgaaagtATAAATGACACACATATCGAAATTAGCTGTTCATTAAACCTGCTGAATTATTACAAATGTAACAGGAACGGGTTTTTAGttattaatgaatataataaatcaaGATATGATAGATTAAAACAAGTGTTACATAAACATTTACCTAAAGATTTAATTAATTCTagtaatttacatataactAATTATAATGGTTTGAATTTAAACTCATTTATGAGATTTCcaaaatttcataaaattttattagaCGTCCCATGTTCGACTGATGAACATTTAATAAACAAAGGAACATGTGATTTAAACAAATGGACAATTAacgttattaaaaataatacgtaTGTACAGTGTGAGCTACTAATGAATTCTTTTCAGTTACTCCATACAAAtggtattataatatattccaCCTGCGCACTATCTTATCATGAGAATGATGAAGTTATTGAAAAGCtcctaaaaaaatttaagaagcAAGTTAAAATTATCGATTTTGTAGAGGTCGAATATCAACAGAGATACGAGCAAGCTTTTATGCTCGTTAAGCAGAAGCAAATTGGGATTTGTCCTCCAGCTGCTATGGGCGCAGTGAATGGAAtgaatagtaaaaaatttgatGCTGTTCTTGTTAACAGTGTAGACGATGGATTAAACGAAGTTAGTAGCAACCGAGAtgaaaagaaggaaaatgataataaacaCGAGGACTATAAACGCATTAACCAGACAATCGTGTCTATAAAGGAAGGCGCTGCTAATAATTGTAATTCCATTTACAATAATGAGTTTAAAGAATTTAAGGGGAAAACGAACTTTTTAagattttttgaaaaaactaaatatggatatatatcCCTACCCGATAAATCACCCTTTGGTgttttatacatatgcaaaattcagaaaattttaaaaaattgcaatTAA
- a CDS encoding protein transport protein BOS1 has translation MKSKYEAVLDDEMRGTFSGARKEYEYNEGSSKNNTQQHETSLNNIYGKIVKVRKELERSYNLFYSYNLIVSNNQEDNNNIYNSYSNIYKRNDVLNINKNGKNNLTLNKINALTNSFYMNVENLKNTYSFISTNNMNNRIVNNENVIWERRIETLTNEANSYIKTLDSIYKNNLIQSERNNNSNNIYNKTHRNMKKKKYDNDSTINYLHNEKEILKQVENNINIFHIQGMSTLDMLRKQNKFLKNVRKKVIDMYNYIGLSSSLVDTIKKTHKQNLIIVIVGIVLSLLFFYLLYSYFKK, from the coding sequence ATGAAATCGAAATATGAAGCTGTACTAGACGACGAAATGAGAGGTACGTTTTCTGGTGCTCGGAAGGAATACGAATATAATGAGGGtagtagtaaaaataatacacaaCAGCACGAAACAAgtttgaataatatatatggaaaaatagTGAAAGTAAGGAAAGAATTAGAGAGgtcatataatttattttattcatacaATTTGATTGTATCGAATAATCAAGAAGATAATAACAACATATATAACAGttattctaatatatataaaagaaatgatgttttaaatataaataaaaatggaaaaaataacttaacattaaataaaataaatgcactaacaaattctttttatatgaatgtggaaaatttaaaaaatacctattcttttataagcacaaataatatgaacaacagaatagtaaataatgaaaatgttaTATGGGAGAGAAGAATTGAGACCTTAACAAATGAAGCCAATTCATACATTAAAACTTTGGacagtatttataaaaataatttaattcagtctgaaagaaataataatagtaataatatctataataaaacacatagaaatatgaaaaagaaaaaatatgataatgaCTCgacaataaattatttacataatgagaaggaaattttaaaacaagttgaaaataacattaatatatttcatattcaAGGTATGAGCACATTAGATATGTTAAGGAAACAGAACAAGTTTTTAAAGAATGTACGAAAAAAAGTCATCGATATGTATAATTACATTGGCTTATCTTCTTCATTAGTTGATACTATTAAGAAAACGCATAAACAAAACTTAATCATTGTCATTGTGGGAATAGTTTTAAGTTTACTATTCTTTTATCTGCTGTATtcgtattttaaaaagtaa
- a CDS encoding ribosomal protein L11 produces the protein MSRIGRFNMIVMAGTAKPSASIGQTLGPLGINMMTFFKEFSERTKNISKNVPIQVTLEPLNDRTYRFYLRTPTVVWFIRRCARVPMFSSTPKHHIVGAITLAEVFHIAKCKRMDPSLINLSLKSICKYIIGTCKSMGIKVCRELDDDEKKKYFVDINQLDNIKKDIRTRNKHQKRSKK, from the exons atgtccaGAATAGGAAGATTTAATATGATTGTTATGGCGGGTACTGCAAAACCAAGTGCCAGTATTGGTCAAACCCTAGGACCATTAG GTATAAATATGATGACGTTTTTCAAAGAATTTAGCGAacgaacaaaaaatatatcaaagaATGTTCCTATTCAAGTTACACTGGAACCATTAAATGACag GACATACAGATTCTATTTGAGAACTCCAACAGTTGTGTGGTTCATCAGAAGATGCGCTAGGGTTCCTATGTTCAGTTCCACACCAAAACATCATATTGTTGGGGCTATTACCTTAGCTGAg GTTTTTCATATTGCTAAATGTAAGCGTATGGACCCCTCTTTGATAAATCTGtctttaaaaagtatttgcaaatatattatcg GTACATGCAAAAGCATGGGAATAAAGGTATGCAGAGAACTAGATGATgacgagaaaaaaaagtattttgtCGACATTAATCAGCTAGACAacataaaaaaggatatcAGAACGAGGAACAAGCATCAGAAGAGGTCTAAGAAGTAG
- a CDS encoding hypothetical protein (conserved Plasmodium protein), whose product MELAKLLEYKSLSHEYKKSLRQFLNHVKGQIEIFRCKCLLKKMKHQKLEQQKIIFLSDNAIKIQKTFRGFYSRKYIHDFFKRKRQIIEMDNYVKEQREYMLLGLAEKENKQLLHNKKLKDKKIHDVAKNLHHLVSTKAQRGVYNYKIENIIKEQVTNS is encoded by the exons atGGAATTAGCAAAATTATTAGAGTACAAAAGCTTATCGCATGAATACAAGAAGTCTTTAAG GCAATTTTTGAATCATGTGAAGGGCCAAATAGAGATTTTCCGATGCAAGtgtttgttaaaaaaaatgaaacatcAGAAGTTGGAGCAGCAGAAAATCATATTCCTTTCAGATAATGCAATAAAAATACAGAAGAC CTTTCGTGGCTTCTACTCGAGGAAATACATTCACGATTTTTTTAAGAGAAAAAGACAGATTATCGAAATGGACAATTAT GTAAAAGAACAAAGAGAATATATGCTTCTAGGACTTgcggaaaaagaaaataagcaACTG CTGCACAATAAGAAGCTCAAAGATAAGAAAATACATGATGTTGCAAAGAATCTGCATCACCTAGTGTCCACAAAAGCGCAAAGAGGAGTCtacaattataaaatagaaaacataataaagGAGCAGGTTACTAATTCTTAG
- a CDS encoding actin-like protein, translating to MDNQTIIIDNGSGYIKAGLNVYDEPSIVFPTVVGHQRNSEEKQTYVGDEAIYHESELSIYRPIDHGHISDWDLAQTTWEYTLSCVDQKRNVENILLTEPPLCSSSHRTKMGEMFFEFFDFNNLNISVSGLMSIYAAGLTTGLVLDIGEGVTQSIPVFDGYIEKNCIIRSDFGGEELSMFLQKLICDIGYSVTTRKNFEYVKNIKETLCFCSLNPPKDQMRDDLAVTYTLPDGDILRDGYDSIEISHERFYVPEALFNPLICHRDSLSIVDIVWKSILLCPMENRKTLTSYIILSGGSTLFPNLVERLEKEIKNNAPQNARSAVKPELREAQEGLWISKEEYEEIGSNIILIKVRSKKKKMINCKMINGKMINGKMINGKMIYGKMINGKMINGKILNCKIINDKINYLYFS from the exons atggataacCAAACAATTATAATTGACAACGGTTCAG GTTATATAAAAGCAGGATTGAATGTTTATGATGAGCCGTCAATAGTATTTCCAACGGTGGTTGGACATCAACGTAACAGTGAAGAAAAGCAAACGTATGTTGGAGATGAAGCAATTTACCATGAATCAGAATTATCCATTTATCGACCAATAGACCATGGACATATAAGTGACTGGGATTTGGCACAAACAACATGGGAATATACATTAAGTTGTGTTGATCAGAAAAGAAATgtagaaaatattttgttaaccGAACCACCTTTATGTTCAAGTTCACATAGGACAAAAATGGGGGAAATGTTCTTTGAATTTTTcgattttaataatttaaatatttcagtTTCTGGATTAATGTCGATATATGCTGCTGGATTAACAACAGGATTAGTGTTAGATATAGGAGAAGGAGTAACTCAATCTATTCCTGTATTCGATggatatattgaaaaaaactGCATTATACGTTCAGACTTTGGTGGAGAAGAATTAAGTatgtttttacaaaaattaatatgtgATATTGGTTATAGTGTTACAACAAGAAAGAATTTTGAATATgtcaaaaatattaaggaAACGTTATGTTTTTGTTCATTAAATCCACCAAAAGATCAAATGAGAGACGATTTAGCGGTTACATATACCTTACCTGATGGAGATATTTTAAGAGATGGTTATGACTCCATAGAAATATCACATGAACGTTTTTATGTTCCTGAGGCTTTGTTTAATCCTCTTATCTGTCATAGGGATAGTTTAAGTATCGTTGATATTGTATGGAAATCTATTTTATTGTGTCCCATGGAAAACAGGAAAACCTTAACTAGTTATATTATACTGTCAGGGGGGTCCACCCTTTTTCCTAATTTAGTAGAAAGactagaaaaagaaataaaaaataatgctcCACAAAATGCAAGGTCCGCTGTTAAg CCTGAATTGAGGGAAGCCCAAGAAGGTTTATGGATATCAAAAGAGGAGTATGAAGAGATAGGCAgtaacattattttaataaaagtaagatcgaaaaaaaaaaaaatgataaattgtaaaatgataaatggtaaaatgataaatggtaaaatgataaatggtaaaatgatatatggtaaaatgataaatggtaaaatgataaatggtaaaatattaaattgtaaaataataaatgataaaataaattatctcTATTTCTcatag
- a CDS encoding hypothetical protein (conserved Plasmodium protein) gives MSRRRGNTIRKVQDLERTLRRKGGKIKTIYEKDNDIEIKNIIDEKVKYIWDYINNIDDIIDDNDFLKEEIRQKIEKKQSLKLTEEFDEIIYYNKNLKNFINIQKIRKALYHFNIKVNIEDIVNMFLYYTNNQYFKKILENQIYSNDCIDRNKCKRKFPSMDIANLYINYEMFKHIFLNIDLNIENNGKIW, from the coding sequence ATGAGTAGAAGAAGAGGAAATACTATACGAAAAGTGCAAGATTTAGAAAGGACATTAAGAAGAAAAGgagggaaaataaaaaccATTTATGAAAAGGACAATGATATAGAgattaaaaacataattgacgaaaaagtaaaatacatCTGGGATTATATTAACAACATTGATGATATAATAGATGataatgattttttaaaagaggaGATAAgacaaaaaatagaaaaaaagcaGAGCTTAAAACTAACAGAAGAATTTGacgaaataatatattataataaaaatcttaaaaattttattaatatacaaaaaataagaaaagcattgtatcattttaatataaaagtaaatattgaagatattgtaaatatgtttttatattacaccaataatcaatattttaaaaaaattttggaaAATCAGATCTATTCTAATGATTGCATTGACAGAAACAAATGTAAGCGGAAATTTCCTTCCATGGATATTgctaatttatatattaattatgaaatgtttaaacatatttttttgaatattgatttgaatattgaaaataacgGGAAAATTTGGTAA